Proteins encoded by one window of Lepeophtheirus salmonis chromosome 3, UVic_Lsal_1.4, whole genome shotgun sequence:
- the Pgant7 gene encoding N-acetylgalactosaminyltransferase 7, which produces MRVVQIRTGRVLRLALWAFFILIFLGLIYSHFNLSSEIISREDFLNAKRNANLKPRYEAHKSYPEEIPRFLGIGNLGNYEKSNDRIVRPRNGPGEAGKSHKLKASQRKEEDRLKSVYGFNQLVSDEISLNRTIPDIREKECAFWDYPTRLPTASVILVLHNEGWSTLFRTINSVINGSPPQLLKEVVLVDDKSELEHLHEQLDAEIQKPYYKGKVVVVRNEEREGLIRSRNNGALAAKGDVVIFLDAHCEVNKNWLPPLLAPIHENRRTLSVPVIDGINWDDFSINSVYAEGSHSRGLFEWGMLYKEGNLPIKESTKRRYHSEPYNSPTHAGGLFAIDREWFKELGWYDPGLYIWGGENFELSFKTWMCGGRSVWVPCSRVAHVYRGHSCSSCHSGSLGNKFGGQPTTMRNYKRVIETWFDDEYKESFYTREPMAKFVDMGDISEQLALKKKLNCKSFDWFMKEVAYDVLEKYPKLPPNAKWGEFRNEATNLCLDTRGQHPPEKTLASSCHGMGGNQMFRLNTEGQLTSGEWCQTADSSGSVSIQWCSFGSVSGPWEFKENLRQIYHRTYKMCLALLPDSNSLVLRSCDKDNSHQKWSIKTLKPYWSS; this is translated from the exons ATCTCAAGCCGCGGTACGAGGCTCATAAGTCATATCCTGAGGAAATCCCAAGGTTTCTAGGCATTGGAAACTTGGGCAATTACGAAAAGTCAAACGATAGGATCGTGAG GCCACGAAATGGTCCTGGAGAGGCTGGTAAGTCCCATAAACTCAAGGCCTCACAACGGAAAGAAGAAGACCGTTTAAAGAGTGTCTATGGATTTAATCAACTCGTCTCAGATGAAATCTCCTTGAATAGAACAATACCTGATATTCGGGAGAAGGAATGTGCCTTTTGGGACTATCCAACTCGTTTGCCAACTGCTTCCG TCATTTTGGTACTACACAACGAGGGATGGAGCACTCTATTCAGAACGATTAATTCTGTCATTAATGG CTCTCCTCCACAATTACTAAAAGAAGTTGTACTCGTGGATGATAAGTCTGAGCTGGAACATTTACATGAGCAATTGGATGCCGAGATTCAAAAGCCCTACTATAAAGGAAAGGTCGTCGTCGTTCGAAATGAAGAAAGAGAAGGACTTATTCGGAGTAGGAATAATGGGGCTTTGGCAGCTAAAGGAGATGTAGTTATCTTTTTAGATGCACATTGCGAAGTCAACAAAAATTGGTTGCCTCCTCTCCTTGCACCTATTCACGAAAACAG gagaacACTCTCAGTACCAGTCATAGATGGCATCAATTGGGATGATTTCTCAATCAACTCTGTTTATGCTGAAGGCTCACACTCAAGAGGTCTTTTTGAATGGGGCATGTTATATAAAGAAGGGAACTTACCCATCAAAGAGTCTACCAAAAGACGATACCATAGTGAGCCCTATAATTCACCAACTCATGCTGGAGGTTTATTCGCAATTGATAGAGAATGGTTCAAGGAACTAGGATGGTATGACCCAG GTTTATATATCTGGGGTGGTGAAAATTTTGAACTCTCATTTAAAACATGGATGTGCGGAGGAAGATCTGTTTGGGTTCCATGCTCAAGAGTGGCGCATGTTTATAGAGGACATTCCTGTTCATCTTGTCACTCTGGATCCCTAGGTAACAAATTTGGAGGGCAGCCTACTACTATGAGGAATTATAA acgTGTAATTGAAACTTGGTTCGATGATGAATATAAGGAGTCCTTCTACACACGTGAGCCTATGGCCAAATTTGTGGATATGGGGGATATTTCTGAGCAGTTagctttaaagaaaaaactgaatTGTAAATCCTTTGATTGGTTTATGAAAGAGGTAGCCTATGATGTGCTGGAAAAATATCCCAAACTTCCTCCAAATGCTAAATGGGGAGAATTTCGAAATGAAGCCACGAATCTCTGTTTAGATACACGAGGACAGCATCCTCCAGAGAAG ACCCTTGCCTCTTCATGCCATGGAATGGGAGGAAATCAAATGTTTAGGCTCAATACAGAGGGACAATTAACGTCCGGAGAATGGTGCCAAACTGCAGATTCAAGTGGTTCTGTATCAATTCAATGGTGTTCATTCGGCTCAGTGAGCGGACCATGGGAATTCAAAGAAAACCTTCGACAAATTTATCATAGAACATATAAGATGTGTTTAGCTTTACTACCTGATAGCAATAGTCTCGTTTTGCGATCGTGTGATAAGGATAATTCCCACCAAAAGTGGAGCATCAAAACGCTCAAGCCCTATTGGTCGTCTTAA